The Polyangiaceae bacterium genome includes a region encoding these proteins:
- a CDS encoding HlyC/CorC family transporter codes for MSPWLGLSLGLLLVALNGFFVAAEFALVKVRPTQIQPRADKGEFRARMTQHVLGRMDSYLSAAQLGITLASLALGWIGEPAFAWILRPLFAQFPGLSPAVQQTVGITAAFFTITALHIVLGEQAPKWLGLKNAVAVSLWVSVPMFLFHKLTFPLTWLLNLTTNAVLKLVGVEATGSGHADHSEEELRLLLSSGPTGRLSKQKRELLDNVFELSHRTARQVMVPRADVTYLSLHRSLEENLDIARQTEFTRFPLCKEDLDQAIGIVHIKDLFRAAELPKSLEAVRREIHFVPETLTLDRLLRRMRKEKEHMVAVVDEYGGVSGIVTLEDVIEEIVGQIQDEFDQEKPDMVRESGNVFRVSGALLVMDLEDALDVEFSERDEDTVGGVVLSELGRQPKVGDVVEVGEVRFEVLETSRRRIGSLRVTVRHAQARSA; via the coding sequence ATGTCTCCGTGGTTGGGGCTCTCGCTGGGGCTCCTGCTGGTCGCCCTGAACGGCTTCTTCGTGGCCGCCGAGTTCGCGCTGGTCAAGGTGCGTCCCACTCAGATCCAGCCGCGAGCCGACAAGGGCGAGTTCCGAGCGCGCATGACGCAGCACGTGCTCGGCAGGATGGACTCGTACCTGTCCGCGGCGCAGCTGGGCATCACGCTGGCCAGCCTCGCGCTGGGCTGGATCGGAGAGCCAGCCTTCGCCTGGATCCTGCGCCCGCTGTTCGCCCAGTTCCCCGGGCTCAGCCCAGCCGTCCAACAGACCGTGGGCATCACCGCCGCCTTCTTCACCATCACGGCGCTGCACATCGTGCTGGGCGAGCAGGCTCCCAAATGGCTCGGCCTGAAGAACGCCGTGGCCGTCAGCTTGTGGGTCTCGGTGCCCATGTTCCTGTTCCACAAGCTCACCTTCCCGCTGACCTGGCTCTTGAACCTGACCACCAACGCAGTGCTGAAGCTGGTTGGCGTCGAGGCCACCGGGAGCGGGCACGCGGACCACAGCGAGGAGGAGCTGCGTCTGCTCTTGTCCTCGGGTCCGACGGGGCGGCTCTCGAAGCAGAAGCGCGAGCTGCTCGACAACGTTTTCGAGCTGTCCCACCGCACGGCGCGCCAGGTCATGGTCCCGCGTGCCGACGTCACCTACCTGTCGCTGCACCGCTCGCTGGAAGAGAACCTCGACATCGCGCGCCAGACCGAGTTCACCCGCTTCCCGCTGTGCAAGGAGGACCTCGACCAGGCGATCGGCATCGTCCACATCAAGGACCTGTTCAGGGCCGCCGAACTGCCGAAGTCGCTCGAAGCCGTGAGGCGGGAGATCCACTTCGTCCCCGAGACGCTGACCCTGGACCGACTGCTCCGGCGCATGCGCAAGGAGAAGGAGCACATGGTGGCCGTGGTGGACGAATACGGCGGCGTGAGCGGAATCGTCACGCTGGAAGACGTGATCGAGGAGATCGTCGGGCAGATCCAGGACGAGTTCGATCAGGAGAAGCCGGACATGGTTCGGGAGTCGGGCAACGTGTTCCGGGTCTCGGGTGCGCTGCTGGTGATGGACCTCGAGGACGCGCTCGACGTCGAGTTCAGCGAACGGGACGAGGACACGGTGGGGGGGGTCGTGCTCTCCGAGCTCGGGCGTCAGCCGAAGGTCGGCGACGTCGTCGAGGTCGGGGAGGTCCGCTTCGAGGTCCTCGAGACCAGCCGCCGTCGCATTGGCTCGCTCCGGGTCACGGTGCGACACGCCCAGGCGCGGAGCGCCTGA
- a CDS encoding protein kinase, which yields MGSTPPPPTLVPGQLLDRYELLCPVAQGGMAQVWVARLQGKLGFEKLVAIKTMIAEHAHDDKFEKMFLDEANIIARIRHPNVAQILDLGHQGSVIFLVLEWIEGESAAALRRAVHSKGEKMPLNVVLRVVADACAGLHAAHELKNERGEPLNVVHRDVSPSNVLLSVSGEVKLIDFGVAKAVDRIAPETAAGVIKGKVAYMSPEQALGKAVDRRADIWSAGIMLYHLLAGRTPYEGDNQIQTLHQVVQGLPPEPIKGIPPEVAEIAYTALSYAADGRYATADEMQRAVEAALVKCCGPTTQSDVATYVNSKMSERVARRRRTIQRALEAAEQRKQLAHEFESAIEQSSSSMYAALELKTPSSLQGFTRSEASSDAEIDALIGDENAPRAQAPAPLEIPAADTESPAFSDAPTLKKPPTNLPDIPMPASVAKAPGPLPPIPRPPASDRPPPAATGTDAPLPPIPREAPVDSESGPSRQAKTAPKIVLPPPTVITEVQDATSPRQFQSIPDTSKFGTRRRGPLIFVGFAAALLVLGYGAYLAWDKVTTERGMAPSGP from the coding sequence ATGGGCTCGACCCCCCCGCCGCCCACGCTCGTGCCCGGCCAGCTGCTCGACCGGTACGAGTTGCTCTGCCCCGTGGCCCAGGGCGGCATGGCGCAGGTCTGGGTCGCGCGCCTGCAGGGAAAGCTCGGCTTCGAGAAGCTCGTGGCGATCAAGACCATGATCGCCGAGCACGCCCACGACGACAAGTTCGAGAAGATGTTCCTCGACGAGGCGAACATCATCGCGCGCATCCGACACCCGAACGTCGCTCAGATCCTGGATCTGGGTCACCAGGGCAGCGTGATCTTCCTCGTCCTCGAGTGGATCGAGGGCGAGTCTGCTGCTGCTCTGCGCCGTGCCGTGCACAGCAAGGGCGAGAAGATGCCGCTGAACGTGGTGCTCAGGGTCGTCGCCGACGCGTGCGCGGGGCTGCACGCGGCTCACGAGCTCAAGAACGAGCGCGGCGAACCGCTCAACGTCGTGCACCGTGACGTGTCACCGTCGAACGTCCTGCTCAGCGTCAGCGGCGAGGTGAAGCTCATCGACTTCGGCGTGGCGAAGGCAGTGGACCGCATCGCGCCAGAGACGGCCGCCGGCGTCATCAAGGGCAAGGTGGCTTACATGTCGCCCGAGCAGGCGCTGGGCAAGGCGGTGGATCGGCGCGCGGACATCTGGTCGGCCGGCATCATGCTCTACCACCTCCTGGCGGGACGGACGCCTTACGAGGGCGACAACCAGATCCAGACCCTGCACCAGGTCGTGCAGGGCCTGCCTCCGGAGCCCATCAAGGGCATCCCGCCAGAGGTCGCGGAGATCGCCTACACCGCGCTTTCATACGCCGCCGACGGCCGTTATGCCACGGCTGACGAGATGCAGCGCGCGGTCGAAGCGGCCCTGGTCAAGTGCTGCGGACCGACCACGCAGTCGGACGTCGCCACGTACGTGAACTCCAAGATGTCGGAGCGCGTCGCGCGGCGCAGACGCACGATCCAGCGGGCGCTCGAGGCGGCGGAGCAGCGCAAGCAGCTCGCGCACGAGTTCGAGTCCGCCATCGAACAGTCGAGCAGCAGCATGTACGCCGCGCTGGAGCTCAAGACTCCGTCGTCCCTTCAGGGCTTCACGCGCTCGGAGGCCTCCTCGGATGCGGAGATCGACGCGCTGATCGGTGACGAGAACGCACCGCGAGCGCAGGCACCGGCACCGCTCGAGATCCCTGCCGCCGACACCGAGTCCCCGGCGTTCTCGGACGCACCGACGTTGAAGAAGCCACCCACGAACCTGCCGGACATCCCGATGCCCGCCAGTGTCGCCAAGGCGCCCGGCCCATTGCCCCCGATTCCGAGACCGCCAGCTTCGGACCGACCGCCACCCGCGGCGACGGGGACCGACGCTCCGCTCCCACCCATCCCGCGCGAGGCGCCCGTCGATTCCGAGTCGGGCCCTTCACGTCAGGCGAAGACCGCACCCAAGATCGTCCTTCCGCCGCCGACCGTGATCACGGAGGTACAGGACGCGACGTCGCCGCGCCAGTTCCAATCCATCCCGGACACCTCGAAGTTCGGCACGCGCCGCCGTGGGCCGCTGATCTTCGTCGGTTTCGCTGCCGCGCTGCTGGTGCTCGGCTACGGCGCCTACCTGGCCTGGGACAAGGTGACCACCGAGCGCGGCATGGCGCCGTCGGGTCCTTGA
- a CDS encoding CAP domain-containing protein: MRHRTGWILPVLLGLAPGCANVLGYDDVTFEEGTGGGYGQGGTSAGGGGAGGSGGDGGAAGMAGAPSGGGAPSGGGAPSGGGAPSGGGAPSGGGAPSGGGAPSGGGAPSGGGAPSGGGAPSGGGAPSGGGTGGSPTGHYETKTDPGGTGSEAGKLIPVCCVPSATEKTRITEGFNLLNQHRVANGRSALAYDTKLEATIEGHCHHMAVHTFFSHTAPEASVSSPWTRANLCGTSANGENIFYGSSSAQSAMTAWINSPGHNANMLSTSFKRVGIGNYNTQWGQIFGN; encoded by the coding sequence ATGCGGCATCGGACCGGGTGGATCCTGCCCGTGCTCCTGGGGCTCGCGCCCGGGTGTGCGAACGTGCTCGGCTACGACGACGTGACGTTCGAAGAGGGCACGGGCGGCGGGTACGGGCAAGGTGGAACCAGCGCCGGTGGTGGCGGCGCTGGCGGCTCCGGTGGAGACGGTGGGGCAGCGGGCATGGCCGGAGCGCCGAGCGGCGGTGGAGCGCCGAGCGGCGGCGGAGCGCCCAGCGGTGGCGGAGCGCCGAGCGGCGGCGGAGCGCCGAGCGGTGGCGGAGCGCCGAGCGGCGGCGGAGCGCCGAGCGGCGGCGGAGCGCCGAGCGGCGGTGGAGCGCCCAGCGGTGGTGGAGCGCCGAGCGGCGGCGGAGCGCCGAGCGGCGGTGGAACCGGCGGCTCGCCGACGGGGCACTACGAGACCAAGACCGATCCGGGCGGCACCGGCAGCGAGGCCGGCAAGCTCATTCCGGTCTGCTGCGTGCCCAGCGCGACGGAGAAGACGCGCATCACCGAGGGGTTCAACCTCCTGAATCAGCATCGCGTCGCGAACGGTCGGAGCGCGCTGGCCTACGACACCAAGCTCGAGGCGACCATCGAGGGGCACTGCCACCACATGGCCGTGCACACCTTCTTCTCCCACACCGCGCCGGAGGCGTCGGTGAGCAGCCCCTGGACCCGCGCGAACCTGTGCGGGACCAGCGCGAACGGCGAGAACATCTTCTACGGCTCCAGCAGCGCCCAGTCGGCGATGACGGCCTGGATCAACAGCCCCGGCCACAACGCCAACATGCTCAGCACCAGCTTCAAGCGCGTCGGGATCGGCAACTACAACACCCAGTGGGGCCAGATTTTCGGCAACTGA
- a CDS encoding carboxypeptidase regulatory-like domain-containing protein, whose amino-acid sequence MNRRSILWGVVAAVVAVGVGLSLRAPREAAPLPPRGPAPVAPPSRAALVVTVTSAGAPVARAKVALAFGDDLVASGESDEAGEVSLGDLAPGRLRLIVGHSRHMRQERQVDLPVGSTRVSVELPAAAALVTRVEDPLGRPLPGATVRVVAAGERERGRCETPPDGRCEVGELEPGAYVVHAFTGRHRPGRGEVRLEAAGTLTEHTVRLEAGRVLSGRVVDETGAVVPGARVGSSDEGGAIVTADEQGRFELTGLGDAPVNVFATAEGFAPRHLRALRPGSANVELRLQKPASVEARVTLASEAKSLMVSVCEYDSHFSQEVCVARRLYEPPEGEVVVEGLPSGTYELVLEASGHHQERVRIQLSPDRRTDAGELSLRAAR is encoded by the coding sequence ATGAACCGGCGAAGCATCCTCTGGGGCGTCGTCGCCGCCGTCGTGGCGGTGGGGGTCGGCCTGTCGCTGCGCGCGCCGCGCGAAGCCGCGCCGCTGCCGCCGCGGGGCCCAGCGCCGGTCGCGCCGCCGTCCCGAGCGGCGCTGGTGGTCACGGTCACGAGCGCCGGAGCGCCGGTGGCTCGGGCCAAGGTGGCGCTCGCCTTCGGCGACGACCTGGTCGCGTCCGGAGAGAGCGACGAGGCGGGCGAGGTGTCCCTCGGCGATCTCGCGCCTGGACGGCTGCGGCTGATCGTCGGCCACAGCCGCCACATGCGTCAGGAGCGCCAGGTGGACCTCCCGGTGGGCTCGACCCGAGTCAGCGTCGAGCTGCCGGCCGCGGCGGCGCTCGTCACCAGGGTCGAGGACCCACTGGGGCGGCCGCTGCCTGGTGCGACCGTCCGCGTGGTGGCCGCTGGCGAGCGCGAGCGGGGTCGCTGCGAGACGCCACCCGACGGCCGCTGCGAGGTCGGCGAGCTCGAGCCCGGGGCCTACGTCGTGCACGCCTTCACCGGGCGACACCGGCCGGGCCGGGGCGAGGTCCGGCTGGAGGCGGCCGGCACGCTCACCGAACACACGGTTCGGCTCGAGGCCGGCCGCGTGCTCTCGGGACGCGTCGTGGACGAAACCGGCGCCGTCGTGCCCGGCGCCCGCGTCGGCAGCTCCGACGAGGGCGGCGCGATTGTCACGGCGGACGAGCAAGGGCGCTTCGAGCTGACCGGGCTAGGCGACGCGCCCGTCAACGTCTTCGCGACCGCGGAGGGTTTCGCGCCTCGACACCTGCGCGCCCTCCGTCCCGGCTCCGCGAACGTCGAGCTCCGCCTACAGAAGCCGGCGAGCGTGGAGGCCCGCGTGACGTTGGCGAGTGAGGCGAAGTCGTTGATGGTGAGTGTGTGTGAGTACGATTCGCATTTTTCGCAGGAAGTCTGCGTGGCGCGCCGGCTGTACGAGCCGCCGGAGGGCGAGGTCGTCGTGGAAGGCCTGCCCTCCGGCACCTACGAGCTGGTGCTCGAAGCGAGTGGCCACCACCAGGAGCGGGTTCGAATCCAACTCTCGCCCGACCGACGCACGGACGCGGGCGAGCTCAGCTTGCGCGCGGCGCGCTGA
- a CDS encoding long-chain-acyl-CoA synthetase: MPTLLGSSLAEALGALRGTVGDIVRRRDDPLWRETILSALHTTPIAVTKTLPWLVRAREGRDESLERMLAEHARLDPDALALEMGDEQLTWAELDERVSRVAAVLHDDGVRPGDVVVLLGDNSPSYLTVLFGASRLGATVSLINNHLEGIPLQHAIRSSKAKLGVVQERFVPRVSELDDLGLQKLVSFDSGELEQRVDKAVAPRSRASVDATSDFVYIFTSGTTGLPKPCKVTHARAVLAGAAFGPLLFEFQPGDKLYSVLPLYHSSALLIGVGSCVMTRTPLALRRSFSAKAFWPDVQRYRATAMLYIGELCRYLVNSPPSELERNNPIRVAVGNGLRADVWEEFARRFQIASIREFYSATEAPGLIANLTGKVGSIGHVPFRRLGAMKLARYDVERDDLVRDASGFCLECQPGEIGELVIKLKDVPRTALGDFRGYTDEAATEKKILKDVFKAGDRYFRSGDLMRFDDNDYFYFVDRIGDTFRWKGENVSTAEVAEVISLAPGVLGATVSSVHVPGMEGQAGLAALEIADRFDVDGFWQTVQGLPSYAQPRFVRVLERLSTTGTFKIQKMQLRSEGVDPNRVSDPLYVRTDEGYVALTRERWTDVVEGRLRL, translated from the coding sequence ATGCCCACTCTGCTCGGGTCCAGCCTGGCCGAAGCGCTGGGCGCATTGCGAGGAACTGTAGGCGACATCGTCCGGCGCAGGGACGATCCGCTGTGGCGCGAGACCATCCTCTCCGCGCTGCACACCACGCCGATCGCCGTCACCAAGACCCTGCCCTGGCTGGTGCGGGCGCGCGAAGGCCGCGACGAGAGCCTGGAGCGGATGCTCGCCGAGCACGCGCGCCTCGATCCCGACGCCTTGGCCTTGGAGATGGGCGACGAGCAGCTCACCTGGGCCGAGCTCGACGAGCGGGTGTCGCGTGTCGCCGCCGTGCTCCACGACGACGGCGTGCGGCCGGGCGACGTCGTCGTGCTGTTGGGAGACAACTCGCCGAGCTACCTGACCGTGTTGTTCGGTGCCTCCCGGCTCGGGGCGACCGTCTCCTTGATCAACAACCACCTGGAGGGCATCCCGCTCCAGCACGCCATCCGCTCGTCGAAGGCGAAGCTCGGCGTGGTGCAGGAGCGCTTCGTCCCGCGCGTGTCGGAGCTCGACGATCTCGGGCTCCAGAAGCTCGTCAGCTTCGACTCCGGAGAGCTGGAGCAGCGCGTGGACAAAGCCGTGGCGCCGCGTTCCCGCGCCAGCGTGGATGCTACCAGCGACTTCGTCTACATCTTCACCTCGGGGACGACCGGGCTGCCCAAGCCCTGCAAGGTGACGCACGCGCGCGCGGTGCTCGCCGGTGCGGCCTTCGGACCGCTCCTGTTCGAGTTCCAGCCCGGCGACAAGCTGTACTCCGTGCTGCCGCTGTATCACTCGAGCGCGCTCCTGATCGGCGTCGGGTCCTGCGTGATGACGCGGACTCCTCTGGCGCTGCGTCGCAGCTTCAGCGCCAAGGCCTTCTGGCCCGACGTCCAGCGCTACCGGGCGACGGCCATGCTCTACATCGGCGAGCTGTGCCGCTACCTGGTGAACAGCCCCCCCTCCGAGCTCGAGCGCAACAATCCCATCCGCGTCGCGGTGGGGAACGGGCTTCGGGCGGACGTGTGGGAAGAGTTCGCGCGTCGCTTCCAGATCGCGTCGATTCGGGAGTTCTACAGCGCGACGGAGGCGCCGGGATTGATCGCGAACCTGACCGGCAAGGTCGGCTCCATCGGCCACGTGCCCTTCCGCCGCCTCGGGGCGATGAAGCTCGCTCGCTACGACGTCGAGCGCGACGACCTGGTGCGGGACGCGAGCGGCTTCTGCCTGGAGTGCCAGCCCGGGGAGATCGGCGAGCTGGTGATCAAGCTCAAGGACGTCCCGCGGACGGCGCTCGGTGATTTCCGCGGCTACACCGACGAGGCCGCCACCGAGAAGAAGATCCTGAAGGATGTTTTCAAGGCCGGAGATCGCTACTTTCGCTCCGGCGACTTGATGCGCTTCGACGACAACGACTACTTCTACTTCGTAGATCGCATCGGGGACACCTTCCGCTGGAAGGGCGAGAACGTGTCCACCGCCGAGGTCGCCGAGGTCATCAGCCTGGCGCCCGGCGTGCTCGGCGCCACCGTCTCCAGCGTGCACGTCCCCGGTATGGAGGGACAGGCCGGGCTGGCGGCGCTGGAGATCGCGGACCGCTTCGACGTCGACGGCTTCTGGCAAACGGTGCAGGGCCTGCCGAGCTACGCGCAGCCGCGCTTCGTCCGGGTGCTCGAGCGCCTCAGCACGACCGGCACCTTCAAGATCCAGAAGATGCAGCTTCGCTCGGAGGGTGTCGATCCGAATCGCGTCTCCGACCCGTTGTACGTCCGCACGGACGAGGGCTACGTAGCGCTCACGCGGGAGCGCTGGACCGACGTCGTCGAAGGACGGCTGCGCCTGTGA